One Cricetulus griseus strain 17A/GY chromosome 5, alternate assembly CriGri-PICRH-1.0, whole genome shotgun sequence genomic window carries:
- the LOC100759211 gene encoding peptidyl-prolyl cis-trans isomerase A-like: MVNPTVFFDIMADGEPLGSVSFKLFADKVLKTAENFLTLRIGEKGFGDKDSSFHRFIAGFMCQGGDFTCHNGTGGRSIYGEKFEDENFILMHTGPSILSMANAGPNTNGSQFLICTTKAEWLDGKHVAFGKVKEGTNIVEAMEHFWSRNGKISKKITISNCGQLF, translated from the coding sequence ATGGTCAACCCCACCGTGTTCTTTGACATCATGGCCGATGGCGAGCCCTTGGGCAGCGTCTCCTTCAAGTTATTTGCAGACAAAGTTCTAAAGACAGCAGAAAACTTTCTCACTCTGAGAATTGGAGAGAAAGGATTTGGAGATAAGGATTCCTCCTTTCACAGATTTATCGCAGGATTCATGTGCCAGGGTGGTGACTTCACATGCCATAATGGCACTGGTGGCAGGTCCATCTACGGAGAGAAATTTGAGGATGAGAACTTCATCCTGATGCATACAGGTCCTAGCATCTTGTCCATGGCAAATGCTGGACCAAACACAAATGGTTCCCAGTTTTTAATCTGCACCACCAAGGCTGAGTGGCTGGATGGCAAACATGTGGCCTTTGGGAAGGTGAAAGAAGGCACGAACATTGTGGAAGCCATGGAGCATTTCTGGTCCAGGAATGGCAAGATCAGCAAGAAGATCACCATTTCCAACTGTGGGCAACTCTTTTGA